A genomic region of Caenorhabditis elegans chromosome V contains the following coding sequences:
- the slcr-46.2 gene encoding SoLute Carrier family Related (Confirmed by transcript evidence;~Product from WormBase gene class slcr), with protein MGVYTTIFLYALTSSVFFPVFQSLIFYKACITLSNSTEPEIACKSKETYARDNSVHSMSSVILMASSTGLCVSAFFTSRWVGHLSDVKSRKLAFLIPFIGLFISDFTILIQVLYPRLSPYYFIVSEVIYGFFGGYMSITSGAFSIVSTMHSDQRERAKGIARLEGTISLGSTVGFLISSQLKNFGYLGAASFFLVAHFIAFMSAVFMRDPEKPDLQEKCVKRKPFCHGTDLLKDKKPPTSTNLKILYFSFACSYFAFIGSTRILFFYLKHRFFWGAEEFGYLKAMNTGMTTIMSLALYPFLKNLGITDIRLAIFGLLTRSIGRAWYAVAWEGWTVFIVVFFEMFSKFPATAMRSSIATNVGEHERGLAFSLVAVIEALCNLTSSWVFHLAWPLSLNVFPQLSFVIMPIIILPAITLMILNMRYLEAPELNPEDLTTSIKKSDDISENVNVHDPEALPVLHHIPTETDTLTDSTSA; from the exons atggGCGTCTACACGACCATCTTTCTCTACGCCCTAACGAGTTCCGTCTTTTTTCCGGTATTTCAGTCGCTGATATTTTATAAG gccTGCATCACATTATCCAATTCTACGGAGCCCGAAATTGCATGTAAATCAAAAGAAACTTATGCCCGTGACAATTCAGTACATTCCATGTCTAGTGTTATCTTAATGGCTTC aagtacGGGTCTCTGCGTCTCCGCATTCTTCACAAGTCGATGGGTTGGCCATCTGAGTGACGTCAAATCCAGGAAATTGGCGTTTTTGATTCCATTTATCGGGCTTTTCATATCAGATTTTACTATTTTGATTCAAGTTCTGTATCcaaga ctttcccCGTACTATTTCATTGTTTCTGAGGTGATTTATGGATTTTTCGGAGGTTATATGTCTATAACGTCTGGAGCATTTTCGATTGTTAGCACTATGCACAGTGACCAGAGAGAAAGAGCCAAGGGAATTGCTCGGCTGGAAGGAACTATTTCGTTGGGGT CTACTGTGGGCTTCCTGATAAGCTCCCAGCTCAAAAACTTCGGGTACCTCGGAGCCGCGAGCTTCTTCCTGGTGGCTCATTTCATCGCCTTCATGTCGGCAGTTTTCATGAGAGACCCGGAAAAACctgatttgcaggaaaaatgTGTGAAGCGGAAGCCATTTTGT CACGGAACCGACCTGCTCAAGGACAAGAAGCCGCCGACGAGCACCAATCTGAAAATCCTGTACTTTTCCTTCGCATGCTCATATTTCGCATTTATTGGCTCTAcgagaattttatttttttatttaaaacatcgatttttctggggTGCCGAGGAATTTGGGTATTTGAAGGCTATGAATACAG GAATGACTACAATCATGTCACTAGCACTGTAcccatttctcaaaaatctggGAATCACTGACATTCGGCTTGCAATTTTTGGGCTTCTTACACGGAGCATTGGCCGAGCCTGGTACGCCGTGGCCTGGGAGGGATGGACAGTTTTCATTgtggtttttttcgaaatgttctCAAAATTCCCGGCGACGGCAATGAGAAGCTCAATTGCAACTAATGTTGGGGAGCATGAGAGAG gcctCGCGTTCTCCCTGGTCGCCGTCATCGAAGCCCTGTGCAATCTGACGTCATCATGGGTATTCCATTTGGCATGGCCATTGTCTCTCAATGTCTTCCCTCAATTATCATTTGTTATCATGCCTATTATCATTCTCCCAGCTATTACTTTAATGAT CCTCAACATGCGCTACCTGGAGGCGCCCGAACTCAATCCAGAAGATCTCACAACTTCCATCAAAAAATCGGATGACATATCAGAAAATGTCAATGTTCATGACCCAGAAGCTCTGCCGGTTTTACATCACATTCCCACTGAAACGGACACACTTACGGATAGCACCTCAGCGTGA
- the srw-84 gene encoding G-protein coupled receptors family 1 profile domain-containing protein (Partially confirmed by transcript evidence), translating to MNLEEYFIEVKPQEFQQFLRNLLQNSQNWAVFCSNLQIFMSFFGVFFNILHIFILLNKSMRRQATNVLIIGIAISDIFYLFYYVEGGTREFLENGIPGKCRPKKTEFLAYYIWIVTIFKDVFRRVSAFSGVSLALIRYLVMKYGARTNIRVYVTTSTSWALFFSTILFSLVISSINHVRYIVMRYPDWVPPESCKMYPPNTTLPWFEQVQNPDLGDFQRQISTKFLYIDGVFKIIPPILYPFLAFGLLWELKKARDSRKILMRKGEEHEMVHVTKLVIFMTIGYFLAETPVGISYFYLAYNMGEDFGIIFLANNITVIFVTFLIINSSIHCFFCFFLSSQYRLAFWSIFGCKCASSGSSVSNSRNMSSM from the exons aTGAACTTGGAAGAATATTTTATAGAAGTTAAGCCTCaagaatttcagcaatttttaagaaatttgcttcaaaattctcaaaactgggcggttttttgctcaaatttgcagatttttatgagttttttcggcgtttttttcaacattttgcatattttcatACTTTTGAACAAATCTATGAGACGTCAGGCAACTAATGTATTGATTATTGGAATTGCTATcagtgatattttttatttattttattatgtCGAAGGAGGGACCAGAGAATTTTTGGAGAATGGAATTCCGGGaaaatg ccgGCCCAAAAAGACAGAATTTCTGGCCTATTACATCTGGATTGTAACAATTTTCAAGGACGTTTTTCGTCGAGTTTCCGCATTTTCAGGCGTTTCACTGGCTCTAATTCGGTACCTGGTAATGAAATACGGGGCCCGTACCAACATCCGGGTCTATGTAACTACTTCAACCAGCTGGGCACTATTTTTCAGTACAATTTTGTTCAGTTTAGTGATATCATCGATAAATCATGTGAGGTATATTGTGATGAGATATCCAGACTGGGTGCCGCCTGAGAG ctgcaaAATGTACCCTCCAAACACCACACTTCCCTGGTTTGAGCAAGTTCAAAACCCGGATCTCGGCGATTTTCAACGACAAATTTCCACTAAATTTCTGTACATTGACGGAGTTTTTAAGATAATTCCCCCGATTTTATACCCATTTCTAGCTTTTGGGCTTCTTTGGGAGCTGAAAAAAGCTCGGGACagccggaaaattttgatgagaaaGGGGGAAGAGCACGAGATGGTACACGTGACAAAATTGGTGATTTTTATGACAATTGGctattttttggctgaaactCCCGTTggtatttcatatttttatttggcaTACAATATGGGAGAAGATTTTGGGATTAT atttctggCCAACAACATTACGGTCATTTTTGtgacatttttaattataaactCATCAATTCACTGcttcttttgctttttcttgTCTTCACAATATCGATTGgctttttggagcatttttggtTGTAAATGTGCAAGTTCTGGGAGTAGTGTGTCAAATTCGCGGAATATGAGCtccatgtga
- the nceh-1 gene encoding Alpha/beta hydrolase fold-3 domain-containing protein (Confirmed by transcript evidence), which produces MTQPLSKFGSITFATILLAFSILLVLHKPLPPGLCEKSTVDRVVIHLFEPILRAFYYYPANYIFTTPANQIWWTRYSLGLLAKTMGPVTLFERHLVRVTDATWNGVHVRTYEPRLVENSTDGAVIFIHGGGFAIGSVAMYDSLTRRMAKSMNTFVVSIDYRLSPETVFPENLLDCEKAIDYFLENSLEKFKIDPKKVILVGDSAGGNLATAIAQRRAEKGAEPKLLAQVLLYPLLQLVDLQMTSYRYFHKRLTGIAFVDPASVAFYYMLYAGIPLEKAKELVPIVLTNGHVKPDYREKIDKLLTYRTTIESTHTYNTTKIPKRWEIVENSEAQNLLEKVIFDPNFSPIMRENLENLPKSLIVTCEYDVLRDEGLIYSERLMASGVPTKLINYKNGYHAMLNMHNEITEASTCLDDVMHWILEQF; this is translated from the exons ATGACACAACCATTATCCAAATTTGGTTCTATCACGTTTGCCACAATTCTCCTGGCCTTCTCCATACTTCTAGTGCTCCATAAGCCACTTCCGCCTGGGCTCTGTGAGAAATCAACAGTCGATCGAGTGGTTATTCATCTTTTTGAGCCCATACTTCGTGCATTTTATTATTATCCG gccAACTACATTTTCACGACTCCAGCTAACCAAATCTGGTGGACCCGTTACTCTTTAGGCCTTCTGGCCAAGACTATGGGCCCAGTAACCCTATTTGAACGGCACCTGGTACGTGTGACGGATGCCACGTGGAATGGGGTCCACGTGAGGACTTATGAGCCACGGCTCGTGGAGAACTCGACGGATGGAGCCGTGATCTTTATTCATGGCGGGGGATTTGCGATTGGAAGTGTTGCCATGTATGATAGCTTGACAAGGAGAATGGCAAAATC CATGAACACATTTGTAGTATCTATTGACTACCGATTGTCCCCGGAAACTGTGTTTCCTGAGAATCTACTGGACTGCGAAAAAGCCATCGACTATTTCCTCGAAAACTCCctcgaaaagttcaaaatcgaTCCGAAAAAGGTGATACTTGTCGGAGATTCTGCTGGCGGAAATTTGGCAACTGCAATTGCTCAGCGAAGAGctgaaaaaggggcggagccaaAGCTTTTGGCTCAGGTGCTGCTGTACCCCCTGTTGCAGCTGGTAGATTTGCAAATGACGTCATACCGGTATTTTCATAAAAGGCTGACTGGAATTGCGTTTGTAG accccGCCTCAGTTGCATTTTACTACATGCTGTATGCTGGTATTCCCCTGGAAAAAGCTAAGGAACTAGTGCCTATAGTGCTGACAAATGGGCATGTGAAGCCGGATTACAGAGAGAAAATCGATAAG cttctcacCTACCGTACCACCATCGAATCCACCCACACCTACAACACAACGAAAATCCCAAAAAGATGGGAAATCGTAGAAAACTCGGAAGCCCAAAATTTGCtagaaaaagttattttcgaCCCGAATTTCTCGCCGATAATGCgggaaaatctagaaaatttgccgaaaagtttGATTGTCACCTGTGAATACGATGTGCTCAGGGACGAGGGCTTGATCTACTCCGAGAGGCTTATG GCTTCTGGAGTGCCTACAAAGCttataaactacaaaaatgggTACCATGCAATGCTCAATATGCACAATGAGATTACCGAGGCTTCCACGTGTCTCGATGACGTCATGCACTggattttggagcaattttaa
- the nceh-1 gene encoding Alpha/beta hydrolase fold-3 domain-containing protein (Confirmed by transcript evidence), producing the protein MTQPLSKFGSITFATILLAFSILLVLHKPLPPGLCEKSTVDRVVIHLFEPILRAFYYYPANYIFTTPANQIWWTRYSLGLLAKTMGPVTLFERHLVRVTDATWNGVHVRTYEPRLVENSTDGAVIFIHGGGFAIGSVAIMNTFVVSIDYRLSPETVFPENLLDCEKAIDYFLENSLEKFKIDPKKVILVGDSAGGNLATAIAQRRAEKGAEPKLLAQVLLYPLLQLVDLQMTSYRYFHKRLTGIAFVDPASVAFYYMLYAGIPLEKAKELVPIVLTNGHVKPDYREKIDKLLTYRTTIESTHTYNTTKIPKRWEIVENSEAQNLLEKVIFDPNFSPIMRENLENLPKSLIVTCEYDVLRDEGLIYSERLMASGVPTKLINYKNGYHAMLNMHNEITEASTCLDDVMHWILEQF; encoded by the exons ATGACACAACCATTATCCAAATTTGGTTCTATCACGTTTGCCACAATTCTCCTGGCCTTCTCCATACTTCTAGTGCTCCATAAGCCACTTCCGCCTGGGCTCTGTGAGAAATCAACAGTCGATCGAGTGGTTATTCATCTTTTTGAGCCCATACTTCGTGCATTTTATTATTATCCG gccAACTACATTTTCACGACTCCAGCTAACCAAATCTGGTGGACCCGTTACTCTTTAGGCCTTCTGGCCAAGACTATGGGCCCAGTAACCCTATTTGAACGGCACCTGGTACGTGTGACGGATGCCACGTGGAATGGGGTCCACGTGAGGACTTATGAGCCACGGCTCGTGGAGAACTCGACGGATGGAGCCGTGATCTTTATTCATGGCGGGGGATTTGCGATTGGAAGTGTTGCCAT CATGAACACATTTGTAGTATCTATTGACTACCGATTGTCCCCGGAAACTGTGTTTCCTGAGAATCTACTGGACTGCGAAAAAGCCATCGACTATTTCCTCGAAAACTCCctcgaaaagttcaaaatcgaTCCGAAAAAGGTGATACTTGTCGGAGATTCTGCTGGCGGAAATTTGGCAACTGCAATTGCTCAGCGAAGAGctgaaaaaggggcggagccaaAGCTTTTGGCTCAGGTGCTGCTGTACCCCCTGTTGCAGCTGGTAGATTTGCAAATGACGTCATACCGGTATTTTCATAAAAGGCTGACTGGAATTGCGTTTGTAG accccGCCTCAGTTGCATTTTACTACATGCTGTATGCTGGTATTCCCCTGGAAAAAGCTAAGGAACTAGTGCCTATAGTGCTGACAAATGGGCATGTGAAGCCGGATTACAGAGAGAAAATCGATAAG cttctcacCTACCGTACCACCATCGAATCCACCCACACCTACAACACAACGAAAATCCCAAAAAGATGGGAAATCGTAGAAAACTCGGAAGCCCAAAATTTGCtagaaaaagttattttcgaCCCGAATTTCTCGCCGATAATGCgggaaaatctagaaaatttgccgaaaagtttGATTGTCACCTGTGAATACGATGTGCTCAGGGACGAGGGCTTGATCTACTCCGAGAGGCTTATG GCTTCTGGAGTGCCTACAAAGCttataaactacaaaaatgggTACCATGCAATGCTCAATATGCACAATGAGATTACCGAGGCTTCCACGTGTCTCGATGACGTCATGCACTggattttggagcaattttaa